The Thermosynechococcus sp. CL-1 genomic interval CTTCATCAATGAAAATCCTGTGGGCCAGCAGGTGCGGATCAAGAATCTTTCCTTTGAAGTGATTGGCGTCATGGCCGAAAAGGGTGCTTTCCTTGGCAACAATCAGGATGAGGCCGCCTATATTCCCATTACGACGATGTCTTCCCGGATTGTGGGGCAGCGCTCCCCCTATGGGATTTCCCTAACCTTTATCTCGGTATCTGCCCGCGATGAGCAAAGCATTGATGCGGCCAAGTTTCAGATTACCAACCTCCTGCGGCTGCGCCATCAAATTGTTGATGAGGACGATTTTACGATTCAAACCCAAAAGGAAGCTCTGCAAATCATTGGCAATATCAGCAATGCCTTGACCTTGATGTTGGCGGCGATCGCCGGCATTTCCCTGCTGGTGGGGGGGATTGGCATTATGAACATTATGCTGGTCTCGGTAACCGAACGCACCCAAGAAATTGGCCTGCGCAAGGCCATTGGTGCCACACAGCGGGATATACTGGCACAGTTTATGATTGAGGCGATGATCCTCTCGGCTCTCGGTGGCCTCATTGGCACGGGAGTGGGCGTAGGTGGTGTGATGCTAGTGGCGATGCTGACCCCCTTGGAGGCTGGGGTTGCTCCCGTTGCTGTGGCTCTTGCTGTGGGCGTTTCGGGCAGTATTGGCCTCTTCTTTGGGGTGGTTCCCGCTCAACGGGCGGCGCGGCTGGATCCGATTGTTGCCTTGCGCAGTGTCTAAAAGTACCCTTGGGAAATTACCGATGGAAACGACAACCCTAGACTGGATGGCTGGCGGCCTTGCGATCGCCATTGTCATTGGTGGCCTGTTGATGATGTTTACCAATCTTTGGACACGGCGATGACCCTGCGGCGAGGCTTGACCTACCTGCTGTTGGTGGCGATCGCGATCGTCATGCTGCTCCCTTTGGTGTGGCTCACCAGTACCGCCTTCAAGTCTGCCAATGAAGATATTTTTGCCTTTCCGCCCCGCTGGCTGCCCGCCGAACCA includes:
- a CDS encoding ABC transporter permease, encoding MDIAESVRMAIATLKANRLRSGLTMLGIIIGNAAVIAMVGVGQGAQRYAASQFESLGPNTLFIVPGTPQARNRTFNVPQTLVLEDAKAIATQVPTVKEVAPQIQVQQRVTYRGRNTNVLIVGTTPTFPSVRSFTVAQGRFISDEDVERHRRVVILGSDLARKLFINENPVGQQVRIKNLSFEVIGVMAEKGAFLGNNQDEAAYIPITTMSSRIVGQRSPYGISLTFISVSARDEQSIDAAKFQITNLLRLRHQIVDEDDFTIQTQKEALQIIGNISNALTLMLAAIAGISLLVGGIGIMNIMLVSVTERTQEIGLRKAIGATQRDILAQFMIEAMILSALGGLIGTGVGVGGVMLVAMLTPLEAGVAPVAVALAVGVSGSIGLFFGVVPAQRAARLDPIVALRSV